The Aspergillus luchuensis IFO 4308 DNA, chromosome 6, nearly complete sequence genome segment GGATCctgaaagggaaggaagagttgATCGCAAGAGGAAagtgaggttgttgttgtcttctTCAGGCTGAATGAAGATCGGCCGGTAGCGACAGGCGCCAAGGAGGCTCGGCCGCGTGGTCTCTGGCCCGCGATAACTACATGGATGCTTCTTCATTCCATCCAAAGAACTATCCCGTGATAATGTGATATGGGAATTTAACAAATTTCCATTCTCCCCTCTCGTTCATCTTATCTTTGTTGAGAAAATTATGCATGAATGAGAGGAAATCGCTGCATGTCTTGCGTGGCACATCGCAAGGGGGCTAAGTATATTTCCCGTCTGCTCATCCACTGATGTTGTACATATATACAATGACGGACCCGAACCGGTGTCCAGAACTAAcctacagtagtagtatgaagaagaagtcggcCAAGGCTATAACGATGTCTCATTCCCTTTATCATCACGAGCATCCActgccttcttttgctttttggccGGCTTAGGAGCTGCATCTTTCGTCGTCTTCAAATGATTTACCAAAGCACTCACTCCAGCATCCATCTCCTTTCGCAATACCTCGAAAGGCTCCCGCAAGATATCCGCATGAAGCAATAGGTCAACACGCCCCTTCAGATTCTTTCCATTCCCCCCTTTCCCATTAGAGTCACCTAGCAGTTCCTGCCCTGCTTTTCGACCGTCCGCATCAAACCCATGGTCTTTCAACGCTAGCCGGAATGCCATCCGGGCTCGTCGGCTACACCACGACCGAACCACACGCTTCATCCTCACGGACATCAGATGCGATGGATTTACCATCCACCAGAGTGTGCTTTTGTCGCGGGTGGCATACATGTGTGTGATTTTAGGCTGGAGAGGGTGGACATCTGCGTTTAAGTACCGGGAGGCGACATGGGACGGTTTGTAGTTTGGAAAGTATCGCATTATGAACGATTTGTGACTCCTTAGTGTcttcatgatggatgtgggTTGCAGGCCTCGGAGGCAAGTCAATTGACTCCGTATATAGTACAATAATGATAGAATAGATGGTAGGACGCTAGCTGGATGCTTGGTATATTAGCACTAAGTAGTATGATGCGCCTATCGCCGGATCGGAACAGAAAAAGGCCAGCCCTTCCAGCAGCGAGCGATATGTATCTATCTCAACATATTGTAAGCAACGGAACTGATAAACAATTCACAAGAAGTGGAATACGAACCAAGAATGAGCACATTCAATTCTCTAGCGAGCCAAAAAGTTATCCCAGCATTCGGGGATGCTTCGGCGGTCCCCTGATTCTGCCACCGGGCGGTGGCTTCATGACGACAATGATTGGCGAACCCCTTGTGGCAAGCCTCAGGCGCAAATCAGGCCGCCAcgccacccacccaccatggATGACATAAGCCAACGAAAAGCCTCGCAAAACATGAAGCGCCGGCCTCTCGCTTGCCTCCGCCTTCCTCGTCTTTCCCCCCACTTCCACTCTTCTGGTCCTCAGGGACATCTATTTAAATCTCCCCTTACCCGGACATCTCCTATCGCATCGAGTGAAAGACCACCGCGGTTAGCGAGATCCCAATATGCCCAAGAACAAGGGAAAGGTGAGTTCGTGCTGCATCCCACCCGGGTACCCCGCCTTACAGATTTTCGCTTTGTTTTACGCTTGACTCTGGTGCCCACCTCATGCCACCATATCCCACCTCAACGACACATTTCCAGTCAGGAAGATGTGGGATATGGAAGGCATAGAGGCTGCCATATTCAGAGAGCATCGGAGAACGAAGCGAAACTGCGCCACACGTCTATACACATGTCTAGGACTGTTTTTGCTAACGTATCTGCAACCAAACAGGGCGGTAAGAACCGTCGTCGTGGAAAGAACGAGAACGACAACGAGAAGCGTGAGCTCGTCTTCAAGGAAGAGGGTCAGGAGTATGCGCAGGTCGTGAAGATGCTTGGTAACGGCCGTCTCGAGGCACTCTGCTTCGATGGCGAGAAGCGTCTCGCTCACATCCGTGGCAAGCTCCGCAAGAAGGTCTGGATCAACCAGGGTGACATTATCCTTCTCTCGCTGCGTGACTACCAAGACGAAAAGGGCGACGTCATCATGAAGTACACCGCCGACGAGGCCAGAAGTCTCAAGGCCTACGGCGAGTTGCCCGAACACGCCAAGATCAACGAGACCGACACCTACGGCCACG includes the following:
- a CDS encoding uncharacterized protein (COG:S;~EggNog:ENOG410PYXB) — encoded protein: MKTLRSHKSFIMRYFPNYKPSHVASRYLNADVHPLQPKITHMYATRDKSTLWWMVNPSHLMSVRMKRVVRSWCSRRARMAFRLALKDHGFDADGRKAGQELLGDSNGKGGNGKNLKGRVDLLLHADILREPFEVLRKEMDAGVSALVNHLKTTKDAAPKPAKKQKKAVDARDDKGNETSL
- the TIF11 gene encoding translation initiation complex factor eIF1A (BUSCO:EOG092652Y6;~COG:J;~EggNog:ENOG410PN1R;~InterPro:IPR001253,IPR006196,IPR018104,IPR012340;~PFAM:PF01176;~go_function: GO:0003723 - RNA binding [Evidence IEA];~go_function: GO:0003743 - translation initiation factor activity [Evidence IEA];~go_process: GO:0006413 - translational initiation [Evidence IEA]) gives rise to the protein MPKNKGKGGKNRRRGKNENDNEKRELVFKEEGQEYAQVVKMLGNGRLEALCFDGEKRLAHIRGKLRKKVWINQGDIILLSLRDYQDEKGDVIMKYTADEARSLKAYGELPEHAKINETDTYGHEGFEDNVEFDEDRESEDEKEIDVDEL